A single genomic interval of uncultured Pseudodesulfovibrio sp. harbors:
- a CDS encoding cytochrome c3 family protein: MHRFIISTATLCVLILAVTFAWAATKAPESLTLSPPEAIKATKTFVTFPHAKHEAAKLECATCHHTWDGKGEIQNCSTAGCHDQPGKKGETAYYTAFHAKKTDSSCLGCHKTMKKQGRKNVPVSCKQCHPKDK; the protein is encoded by the coding sequence ATGCACCGTTTCATTATCAGCACAGCGACACTATGTGTCCTCATTCTGGCGGTAACATTCGCATGGGCCGCAACCAAGGCACCGGAAAGCCTCACGCTCAGTCCGCCTGAGGCCATCAAGGCGACCAAGACGTTCGTCACGTTTCCCCACGCAAAGCATGAGGCCGCCAAGCTCGAATGTGCCACCTGCCACCACACTTGGGACGGCAAGGGTGAAATACAGAACTGTTCCACAGCGGGTTGCCATGACCAGCCCGGAAAGAAGGGAGAAACAGCGTACTACACCGCCTTCCATGCCAAGAAGACAGACTCAAGCTGTCTTGGATGCCACAAGACCATGAAGAAGCAGGGCCGCAAGAATGTGCCTGTTTCCTGCAAGCAGTGTCATCCCAAGGACAAGTAA
- a CDS encoding TerB family tellurite resistance protein, whose product MDILNTTEAATVLCLLMLSANNENKPEEIGSILVNPFFIDHVSDKLGPPRDFIEKYNMALEEQGKQELERKAVATLKSAYPAFRIKTLALMTLIAGADEKIDQTERELIARVSTGLGVTMQEIEPEVRKMKNVILKNEEQPNTDEE is encoded by the coding sequence ATGGACATTCTCAACACGACCGAAGCTGCCACTGTTCTCTGTCTGCTCATGCTCAGTGCAAACAATGAAAACAAGCCGGAAGAAATCGGCTCCATTCTCGTCAATCCGTTTTTCATCGACCATGTTTCAGACAAACTCGGGCCACCCAGAGACTTCATCGAAAAATACAATATGGCTTTGGAGGAACAGGGAAAACAGGAACTTGAGAGAAAAGCCGTTGCAACCCTGAAAAGCGCATATCCGGCTTTTCGCATAAAAACGCTGGCACTCATGACGCTCATAGCCGGAGCAGACGAAAAAATCGATCAAACGGAAAGGGAACTGATCGCCCGCGTAAGCACCGGCCTCGGAGTCACCATGCAGGAAATCGAACCGGAAGTTCGGAAAATGAAAAATGTCATTCTAAAAAATGAAGAACAACCAAATACCGACGAAGAATAA
- a CDS encoding amino acid ABC transporter permease: MLNRLFEKLWVQNVTLLAMISLVVYYFAFVFDFKYDFNWAVFLTEGQYGHMGKLMLHGLGTTITMALYSSAIALTLGTIFGLARLSSFKPVYWFATSYVELIRNTPLLVQLFFWYFALPYAFPEELRFKLFEMNFEFWAATAGCGIFTGAFMAEIIRAGIQSIPKGLLEASYSSGLNFTQTLRKIILPLSFREIIPPLGSEFLNNMKNTSLAMTIGVAEVCWSMQEVSSLTYHIFEALIAATVIYLALSLTIAGSLNLINIKLKILPRGHEPLSRKIADILFYPLELLGSGMEYLLWYFRKAPDAKTVSPLRRMLKAATKSMILAAKATFVAVLLYILYEVGMAIASFNFEVIWNNLYTLLFWRFPNGDETEFFMGLGGLSGALLMSIISITGSFFIGLLVGMGRTAKNRAFRIPCTIYIEFVRGIPLILVIFWFYTVVLDIMLKIELHAFWAATIAMTFFFAAYIAETVRGGIENIPAGQVEAAKASGLTYFQTMRKIVLPQALKQMLPALVGMFIAAFKDTSLAYIIGVMELTRAAYAINNRIMVYPFEIYTTIAVMYFVFSYFMSLYAKHLERKLNPENVRIEM, translated from the coding sequence ATGCTGAATCGCCTTTTTGAAAAACTCTGGGTCCAGAACGTCACCCTGCTGGCAATGATCAGTCTGGTGGTCTATTATTTCGCCTTCGTCTTTGATTTCAAATATGATTTCAACTGGGCGGTATTCCTCACGGAAGGCCAGTACGGCCACATGGGCAAACTCATGCTGCATGGCTTGGGGACGACCATCACGATGGCCCTGTACTCTTCCGCCATCGCCTTGACCCTTGGAACAATTTTCGGTCTGGCGCGCCTTTCCAGCTTCAAGCCGGTTTACTGGTTCGCCACCTCGTATGTGGAGCTGATTCGAAACACTCCGCTTCTCGTACAGCTCTTTTTCTGGTACTTCGCACTGCCTTACGCCTTCCCTGAAGAACTCCGCTTCAAGCTTTTCGAAATGAATTTCGAGTTCTGGGCCGCAACCGCAGGTTGTGGTATTTTCACAGGCGCTTTCATGGCCGAGATCATCCGCGCAGGCATCCAGTCCATACCCAAGGGACTGCTTGAGGCCTCGTATTCTTCCGGCCTGAACTTCACGCAGACACTGCGAAAGATCATCCTGCCGCTGTCCTTCCGCGAAATCATCCCGCCGCTGGGCAGTGAATTCCTGAACAACATGAAAAACACCTCGCTCGCCATGACCATCGGCGTGGCCGAGGTCTGTTGGTCCATGCAGGAAGTATCGTCCCTGACCTACCACATTTTCGAAGCCCTGATAGCCGCGACCGTCATCTATCTTGCGCTCTCGCTGACTATCGCAGGTTCGCTCAACCTGATTAACATCAAGCTGAAAATCCTGCCCAGAGGGCATGAGCCACTGTCGCGCAAGATTGCCGACATACTCTTCTACCCTCTGGAACTGCTGGGAAGCGGCATGGAATACCTGCTCTGGTACTTCCGCAAGGCCCCCGACGCCAAGACCGTCTCACCCTTGCGCCGCATGCTGAAGGCTGCGACCAAAAGCATGATCCTTGCGGCAAAAGCCACGTTCGTTGCGGTCCTGCTCTACATTCTTTACGAAGTCGGCATGGCCATTGCTTCCTTCAATTTCGAAGTCATCTGGAACAACCTGTACACCCTGCTGTTCTGGCGTTTCCCCAATGGAGACGAAACGGAATTCTTCATGGGCCTCGGCGGCCTTTCCGGCGCACTCCTGATGTCGATCATATCCATCACGGGCAGCTTCTTCATCGGACTTCTCGTCGGCATGGGCAGAACCGCCAAGAACAGAGCCTTCCGAATCCCCTGCACGATTTACATCGAATTCGTCCGGGGCATCCCGCTCATTCTGGTCATCTTCTGGTTCTACACAGTGGTGCTCGACATCATGCTCAAGATCGAACTCCACGCCTTCTGGGCAGCAACCATTGCCATGACCTTCTTCTTTGCGGCGTACATCGCGGAAACCGTTCGCGGCGGCATCGAAAACATTCCCGCCGGACAGGTGGAAGCGGCCAAGGCATCCGGCCTGACCTACTTCCAGACCATGCGTAAAATCGTACTCCCACAGGCACTCAAGCAGATGCTCCCGGCTTTGGTCGGCATGTTCATCGCGGCCTTCAAGGATACGTCACTCGCTTACATCATCGGCGTGATGGAACTGACCCGTGCGGCCTACGCCATCAACAACCGTATCATGGTCTACCCGTTTGAAATCTATACGACTATCGCGGTCATGTACTTCGTCTTCAGCTACTTCATGAGTCTGTATGCCAAGCATCTTGAAAGAAAGCTCAATCCGGAGAATGTTCGCATCGAAATGTAG
- a CDS encoding ABC transporter substrate-binding protein, with protein MRVLKITVLAALLVMAASIAFAGPTYDRVMSTKVVKVGLSNQGMPFGFINDKNEWVGFDVEMAGEIAKRLGCKLEKVVVNNNTRISFVQTNPPKVDMVLANMTHKRVRDEKIDFSITYFFDGQKFLARKGKVKDPKDLANMKVGSMQGTTSIVNATAYLKKLGNPNPKVIGYDGEIAMFEALRSGRVQAISTDSTLLLGYASKVPGQFELVGEFISDEPYGIGLPQDDSAWRDAVNFTVQDIWKDGTYMKIYNKWFGPDSAYPFPMTEKIEMWP; from the coding sequence ATGCGAGTTCTCAAAATTACTGTTCTGGCCGCTCTGTTGGTTATGGCCGCAAGCATCGCCTTTGCAGGTCCCACCTATGACCGTGTGATGTCCACCAAAGTCGTCAAGGTCGGTCTTTCCAACCAGGGCATGCCTTTTGGCTTCATCAACGACAAGAACGAATGGGTCGGTTTCGACGTTGAAATGGCCGGCGAAATCGCCAAGCGTCTGGGCTGCAAGCTCGAAAAAGTCGTTGTGAACAACAACACCCGTATTTCCTTTGTTCAGACCAATCCGCCCAAGGTTGACATGGTTCTGGCAAACATGACCCACAAGCGCGTGCGCGATGAGAAGATCGACTTCTCCATCACCTACTTCTTCGACGGCCAGAAGTTCCTGGCTCGCAAAGGCAAAGTCAAGGATCCCAAGGATCTCGCTAACATGAAGGTCGGCTCCATGCAGGGCACCACCTCCATCGTCAACGCTACCGCCTACCTGAAGAAGCTCGGCAACCCGAACCCCAAGGTCATCGGTTACGATGGTGAAATCGCCATGTTCGAAGCTCTGCGCTCCGGTCGCGTTCAGGCTATCTCCACCGACTCCACCCTGCTGCTGGGTTACGCCTCCAAGGTCCCCGGTCAGTTCGAACTGGTCGGCGAGTTCATCTCTGACGAACCTTACGGCATCGGCCTGCCTCAGGACGATTCCGCATGGCGCGACGCTGTGAACTTCACTGTTCAGGACATCTGGAAAGATGGCACCTACATGAAGATTTACAACAAGTGGTTCGGTCCCGATTCCGCTTACCCGTTCCCCATGACTGAAAAGATCGAGATGTGGCCGTAA
- a CDS encoding amino acid ABC transporter ATP-binding protein, whose protein sequence is MISFKNVNKWYGDFHVLNNINLEIEKGEVVVICGPSGSGKSTLIRCINRLEPIQEGDISVDGMNVSDPRTNMTMLRAEVGFVFQQFNLYPHMTVLDNIILAPSLVRHQSKGDATAIAMELLKKVDIPDKAGAYPSQLSGGQQQRVAIARGLAMQPKIMLFDEPTSALDPEMINEVLDVMKSLAKEGMTMICVTHEMGFAREVADRVIFMDGGYLIEENTPEDFFNNPKSDRTKDFLSKILSH, encoded by the coding sequence GTGATTTCTTTCAAAAATGTAAATAAATGGTATGGGGATTTTCATGTCCTCAACAACATAAATCTTGAAATCGAAAAAGGTGAAGTTGTCGTCATCTGTGGACCTTCCGGTTCCGGCAAATCCACCCTTATCAGATGTATTAATCGGCTCGAGCCGATTCAGGAAGGCGACATCTCGGTTGACGGCATGAATGTATCCGATCCTCGGACCAACATGACCATGCTCCGGGCCGAAGTCGGATTCGTGTTCCAGCAATTCAATCTGTATCCGCACATGACCGTGCTGGATAACATCATTCTCGCACCATCGCTGGTCCGTCATCAAAGCAAAGGTGACGCTACGGCCATCGCCATGGAACTGCTGAAAAAGGTCGATATCCCGGATAAGGCCGGCGCATATCCTTCCCAGCTTTCCGGCGGTCAGCAGCAGCGTGTCGCCATTGCCCGCGGCCTCGCCATGCAGCCGAAAATCATGCTCTTCGACGAACCCACTTCGGCACTTGATCCGGAAATGATCAACGAAGTTCTCGACGTCATGAAGTCTCTCGCAAAAGAGGGAATGACCATGATCTGCGTCACGCACGAAATGGGGTTTGCGCGCGAAGTGGCGGACAGGGTCATCTTTATGGACGGCGGATATCTGATCGAGGAAAATACGCCCGAAGATTTCTTCAACAACCCGAAGAGTGACCGTACAAAAGATTTCCTGAGCAAGATCCTCAGCCACTAG
- a CDS encoding L-serine ammonia-lyase → MTAISTSIFELLKIGPGPSSSHTIGPMKAGFDFMDRIRELPKEERLKGETLEIRLFGSLSATGEGHGTRRAVMSGLLGFKPDTCQPNIFEQFEENSRPFELDIDGKAITYHPGDIIFDAVQHDYPHSNTMIFRLLDSDGKTMLERIYFSVGGGFLRWMGWEEPQRGEPVYPYETMAELKKHLTDNSMRLHELILANEQAITGMSEEEINKGLDRITEVMEHAVELGIQTNGVLPGPIGLQRKAPAMYEWAKREQFQGSGFLKALNAYALAASEENASGHCVVTAPTCGAAGVIPAILFMLKRHMGALQEEIRQGLLAAASIGFLAKHNASISGAEVGCQGEVGVASAMAAAFLSYARGYRFQVTENAAEIAMEHHLGLTCDPVGGYVQIPCIERNAMGVVKSYNAFLIASTLDESYQKVDLDKAFEAMAQTGRDMSRKYKETSLAGLALSMTEC, encoded by the coding sequence ATGACAGCCATATCCACTTCTATATTCGAGTTGCTCAAAATCGGCCCCGGCCCATCCAGCTCCCACACCATCGGCCCCATGAAGGCGGGCTTCGATTTCATGGACCGCATCCGGGAACTCCCGAAAGAGGAACGCCTCAAAGGCGAGACTCTGGAGATACGCCTCTTTGGCTCCCTGTCCGCCACAGGCGAAGGCCACGGCACCCGCCGTGCAGTCATGTCCGGCCTGCTGGGCTTCAAGCCTGACACCTGCCAACCCAATATATTTGAACAATTTGAAGAAAACTCACGTCCTTTCGAACTCGACATAGACGGCAAGGCGATCACCTACCACCCCGGTGACATTATCTTTGACGCGGTACAACACGACTACCCGCACAGCAACACCATGATCTTCCGATTGCTCGACAGCGACGGCAAGACCATGCTTGAACGCATTTATTTCTCCGTTGGCGGCGGCTTTCTGCGATGGATGGGATGGGAAGAGCCTCAGCGAGGTGAGCCGGTATATCCCTATGAGACCATGGCCGAGCTCAAGAAACACCTCACTGACAATTCCATGCGCCTGCATGAACTGATACTCGCCAACGAGCAGGCGATTACCGGCATGAGTGAGGAAGAAATCAACAAGGGACTCGACAGAATTACGGAAGTCATGGAACACGCCGTGGAACTCGGCATTCAGACAAACGGTGTACTCCCCGGCCCTATCGGTCTACAGCGCAAGGCACCCGCCATGTATGAGTGGGCCAAAAGAGAACAATTTCAGGGATCGGGCTTCCTCAAGGCACTCAACGCCTACGCTCTTGCCGCCTCCGAAGAAAATGCATCCGGCCACTGCGTCGTCACCGCCCCCACCTGCGGTGCGGCAGGCGTCATTCCCGCCATTCTTTTCATGCTCAAACGCCACATGGGAGCATTGCAGGAAGAAATTCGCCAGGGATTGCTCGCAGCGGCATCCATCGGATTTCTGGCCAAACACAATGCCTCCATTTCCGGCGCGGAAGTCGGCTGTCAGGGTGAAGTCGGCGTGGCCTCGGCCATGGCTGCGGCATTCCTGTCATACGCGCGCGGCTACCGTTTTCAGGTAACTGAAAACGCTGCTGAAATCGCCATGGAACACCATCTCGGCCTGACGTGCGACCCTGTCGGCGGATACGTGCAGATTCCGTGTATCGAACGAAATGCCATGGGAGTGGTCAAGTCATACAACGCCTTCCTCATCGCATCGACGCTGGACGAATCCTACCAGAAAGTCGACCTCGACAAAGCCTTTGAGGCCATGGCCCAAACCGGACGCGACATGTCCCGCAAGTACAAGGAAACCTCACTGGCCGGATTGGCACTCAGCATGACAGAATGCTAG